The following are encoded in a window of Desulfosporosinus sp. Sb-LF genomic DNA:
- the glgB gene encoding 1,4-alpha-glucan branching protein GlgB, translated as MHKECFLNQDEIYLFNIGEMYHSYLKLGAHIIECDAIQGTHFAVWVPDVLNVSLVGDFNNWCSTNNSSMVEMGNSGVWTLFMPEDLRGQLYKYEVHTKDGKVFLKSDPFSFSSELRPATASIVYSLESFNWQDQTWIENKKEVKVKEMPLLIYEVHLGSWKKNEDGSFYTWRTLAVELLDYVLKLGYTHIELMPILEHPFDGSWGYQVTGYYSCTSRYGNPDDFMYFVNQCHQSGIGVILDWVPGHFCKDSHGLSRFNGMAVYENEENAQWGTYNFNFAKTEVWSYLISNAVFWLDQFHVDGIRVDGVSSMLYLDFEKPAHSWKRNIHGGRENLQAVAFMQRLNEVIFKDYPGTLMIAEESTDWPLVTYPPYVDGLGYNFKWNMGWMNDTLRYMSLDFPQRKDNHKLLTFSLTYAFSENYILPLSHDEVVHGKKSLLNRMPGDYWQKFAGLRCLYGYWMCHPGKKLMFMGGDFAQFIEWNYDEELNWFLLEYEMHRKHQDFVCALNMLYQREKALWENELDWSGFEWIDVDNHQQSILVFSRKTRKVNDFLIILINFQTNNYEDFRIGIPDEGIYQEVFNSDREIYGGKDRVNQSFLFAEKVPWHGQMFSITLKVPPLALIILKPKSNSEILEEKTICFQTRKALSKPISRN; from the coding sequence ATGCACAAAGAATGTTTTCTTAATCAAGATGAAATATATCTTTTTAATATTGGAGAAATGTACCACAGCTACTTGAAACTTGGTGCGCATATCATAGAATGTGATGCTATTCAAGGGACACATTTTGCAGTTTGGGTGCCTGATGTGCTTAATGTTAGCCTTGTTGGAGACTTTAATAATTGGTGTTCCACAAATAATAGTTCTATGGTTGAAATGGGAAATAGTGGGGTATGGACTCTCTTCATGCCTGAGGACCTTCGAGGGCAGTTATACAAATATGAAGTACACACTAAGGACGGAAAAGTTTTTCTGAAATCCGATCCTTTTTCCTTCTCCTCTGAGTTAAGACCTGCAACAGCATCGATCGTCTATTCTCTAGAGAGCTTTAATTGGCAAGATCAAACATGGATTGAAAATAAAAAAGAGGTCAAGGTCAAGGAGATGCCCCTTTTAATTTACGAAGTTCATTTAGGCTCCTGGAAAAAGAACGAGGATGGAAGTTTTTATACCTGGCGAACATTAGCGGTGGAGTTGCTAGACTATGTGCTTAAACTAGGATATACCCACATTGAGTTAATGCCTATTTTAGAACATCCTTTTGACGGATCTTGGGGTTATCAAGTCACTGGCTATTACTCATGCACCAGTAGATACGGCAATCCAGATGATTTTATGTATTTCGTCAATCAATGTCATCAATCAGGGATTGGCGTCATCTTAGACTGGGTACCGGGTCATTTCTGTAAAGATTCCCACGGCCTAAGTCGATTTAATGGCATGGCGGTTTATGAAAACGAAGAAAATGCGCAATGGGGAACGTATAACTTTAATTTTGCAAAAACTGAGGTGTGGAGTTATCTCATTTCTAATGCAGTGTTTTGGCTTGATCAATTTCATGTCGATGGGATACGAGTGGACGGGGTAAGCAGTATGCTCTATCTAGATTTCGAAAAACCAGCCCATTCCTGGAAACGTAATATTCACGGAGGAAGAGAAAATCTCCAGGCGGTTGCTTTTATGCAAAGACTCAATGAAGTGATCTTTAAAGATTACCCGGGAACATTAATGATTGCAGAGGAATCGACTGACTGGCCGCTTGTTACCTATCCACCTTATGTAGACGGGCTAGGGTATAACTTTAAGTGGAATATGGGTTGGATGAATGATACTTTGCGATATATGAGTTTGGATTTTCCCCAACGCAAAGACAATCATAAACTTTTAACGTTTTCATTGACCTACGCCTTTTCTGAAAATTACATTCTCCCTTTATCTCACGATGAAGTCGTGCATGGCAAAAAGTCATTACTAAATAGAATGCCAGGCGATTACTGGCAGAAATTTGCGGGACTAAGATGTTTATATGGTTATTGGATGTGCCACCCCGGTAAAAAATTAATGTTTATGGGTGGAGATTTTGCCCAATTTATCGAGTGGAATTATGATGAAGAACTGAATTGGTTCCTATTGGAGTATGAGATGCATAGAAAGCATCAAGATTTTGTTTGTGCGTTAAATATGCTTTATCAGCGAGAAAAGGCTCTATGGGAAAACGAACTGGATTGGTCAGGTTTCGAATGGATCGATGTCGATAACCACCAACAGAGTATTTTAGTCTTTAGTCGCAAAACGCGGAAAGTTAATGATTTTTTGATCATATTAATTAATTTTCAGACCAATAATTACGAGGACTTCCGAATTGGCATCCCAGACGAGGGAATCTATCAGGAAGTATTTAATTCTGATCGAGAGATTTATGGGGGGAAGGATCGAGTCAATCAGTCGTTCCTCTTCGCTGAGAAGGTTCCATGGCACGGTCAAATGTTTTCCATAACCCTTAAAGTGCCTCCCTTAGCCTTGATCATCTTAAAACCCAAGTCGAATAGTGAGATATTGGAGGAAAAAACAATATGTTTTCAAACAAGGAAAGCTTTAAGCAAGCCTATCTCAAGAAATTGA
- a CDS encoding PspC domain-containing protein, which translates to MSKRLNRSSLDKQLGGVCGGVAEYLDLDPSLVRLGAILLLLVGGTGLLAYLVAWLVIPLDTCKSH; encoded by the coding sequence ATGTCAAAACGATTGAATCGGTCTAGTCTGGATAAACAACTTGGTGGGGTCTGTGGAGGGGTTGCCGAGTACTTAGATCTTGACCCTAGCCTCGTACGGCTGGGAGCAATTCTTCTTTTATTGGTAGGTGGAACCGGACTTTTAGCCTATCTCGTCGCTTGGCTCGTGATCCCATTGGATACTTGTAAAAGTCACTAA
- a CDS encoding heterodisulfide reductase-related iron-sulfur binding cluster, translated as MEEETRQIYWNIHGKELMYLFALVAFLIFTLGCYKKIKSWEQGRPIRYDNFVLRLKMCFSVVIKHDTEIFRGTFRRFMHLGVFYGFLILTLGTLVIAIQDHFGIPLFYGKKYLILSFLMDIFGLIAMIGIGMATYKRYIDKPDHDDYTLDDAVLLILTFSILFTGFVIEGLRIYVTDDLWAYWTPVGLFFSVVFQLLGFSIQSALSSHASLWYFHMLLAFGFIAYIPHSKLFHMIASSLNIFLRSLNTIGGLTSVERISTEDMTIGSSRLEEFSKKQLLELDACISCGRCQKGCPAYSSGAPLSPRIMIQRLKRHSIEQNSWFRVRDKIKSLPLTDKVISKETLWSCTTCGLCEDKCPIFIEHIKRIVDMRRSLSTESTDYPPEVQKVYKGISEVGNPWGLRLDRKYYLTKESKVSLLSSEKRQTDILYWVGCFGSYESRNKKVSQIMFKILENAGVDYAILGMDENCCGDSVRRLGNEKLFQTLALKNIETLNRYKFKTIVTHCPHCYNTLKNDYQQFGGHYHVIHHSELILDFLKSGKIVPKLANERKVTFHDPCYLGRYNGIYEAPRDVLTSIPGLELVEMKNNRSKAFCCGAGGGRIWMEDNKEQAINGLLFKKALRTEPDILASSCPLCLTTLTEAGKSSEIDIQIMDIAEIVCESL; from the coding sequence ATGGAGGAGGAAACCAGACAGATCTATTGGAATATCCATGGTAAGGAATTAATGTACTTATTTGCTTTAGTAGCTTTCCTTATTTTCACTTTGGGTTGTTATAAGAAAATTAAGAGTTGGGAACAGGGGCGACCTATTAGGTATGATAACTTTGTTTTGAGATTGAAGATGTGTTTCTCTGTTGTGATTAAGCATGACACAGAAATTTTTCGGGGGACTTTCCGCCGATTCATGCATTTAGGGGTTTTTTATGGGTTTCTCATTTTGACCCTAGGAACCTTAGTTATCGCCATCCAGGATCATTTTGGAATTCCGCTATTTTATGGGAAGAAGTATTTAATCCTCAGTTTTTTAATGGATATATTTGGACTAATTGCCATGATTGGAATCGGAATGGCTACCTATAAACGTTATATTGATAAACCAGACCATGACGATTACACCCTCGATGATGCAGTTTTATTGATTCTAACGTTTTCCATTCTATTTACGGGCTTTGTTATAGAGGGTTTGCGGATTTACGTTACGGATGATCTTTGGGCTTATTGGACACCGGTTGGTCTGTTTTTCTCTGTGGTATTTCAACTATTAGGATTCTCCATTCAATCAGCCTTATCTTCACATGCCTCTTTATGGTATTTTCATATGTTGTTGGCTTTTGGGTTTATTGCTTATATCCCTCATTCCAAGTTGTTTCACATGATTGCATCTTCACTCAACATTTTTTTGAGATCTTTGAACACTATAGGAGGGTTAACATCGGTCGAAAGAATATCCACAGAAGACATGACTATAGGATCTTCTCGACTGGAAGAGTTTAGTAAGAAACAGCTTCTTGAATTGGATGCCTGTATTTCCTGCGGAAGGTGTCAGAAAGGTTGCCCCGCTTACTCAAGTGGAGCTCCCTTATCTCCAAGAATCATGATTCAACGTTTAAAACGTCACTCTATCGAGCAGAATTCCTGGTTCAGAGTAAGAGACAAGATCAAGTCATTACCACTCACTGATAAGGTAATTTCTAAAGAGACGCTATGGTCATGTACTACTTGCGGACTTTGCGAAGATAAATGCCCCATCTTTATAGAACATATAAAGAGAATTGTGGATATGAGACGAAGCCTGAGCACTGAGAGTACAGACTATCCACCTGAGGTTCAGAAGGTCTATAAAGGTATCTCAGAAGTGGGAAATCCCTGGGGGCTAAGGTTAGACCGTAAGTATTATCTGACAAAAGAGTCGAAGGTTTCCCTTCTTAGTAGTGAGAAGAGGCAGACGGATATTTTATATTGGGTCGGTTGTTTCGGTTCATATGAATCTCGCAATAAAAAGGTATCGCAGATCATGTTCAAGATCTTAGAAAATGCTGGAGTTGATTATGCCATATTGGGAATGGACGAAAATTGTTGTGGGGATTCTGTTAGGCGTCTTGGCAATGAAAAACTCTTCCAAACGTTGGCGCTTAAAAATATCGAGACTTTAAACCGGTATAAATTTAAGACGATAGTCACTCATTGTCCTCATTGTTATAACACTCTAAAAAATGATTACCAACAATTTGGGGGGCACTATCACGTAATCCACCATTCCGAGTTAATTTTAGACTTTCTTAAATCCGGTAAGATAGTACCCAAGTTAGCGAATGAAAGAAAAGTTACCTTTCACGACCCCTGTTATTTAGGGAGATATAACGGTATTTATGAGGCACCAAGAGATGTATTGACCTCAATTCCTGGACTTGAATTGGTAGAGATGAAAAATAATCGATCGAAGGCCTTTTGTTGTGGAGCTGGCGGCGGGCGAATATGGATGGAAGACAATAAAGAGCAAGCAATTAATGGCCTGCTCTTCAAAAAGGCACTTAGAACGGAGCCTGATATTTTGGCCAGTTCATGCCCATTATGCCTAACAACACTGACTGAAGCTGGAAAGAGTTCAGAAATAGATATACAAATAATGGATATTGCAGAGATTGTTTGCGAGTCACTTTAG
- the ytxJ gene encoding bacillithiol system redox-active protein YtxJ, producing MPEFKEITISEELEEILKESSRRKILLFKHSTSCPVSARAWKEVQDFINENSEDVLVTMVKVIESRPVSNQAAEDLGVKHQSPQVLLISDGKVIWHTSHQAVTQDNIKKALVGESLPFNLNL from the coding sequence ATGCCGGAATTCAAGGAAATTACCATTTCGGAAGAATTAGAAGAGATTTTGAAAGAGTCTAGCCGACGTAAAATACTATTATTTAAACATAGTACATCATGCCCTGTCAGTGCACGTGCATGGAAAGAGGTACAGGATTTTATCAATGAAAATTCAGAGGATGTTCTTGTGACTATGGTTAAAGTAATTGAGTCTCGGCCGGTTTCCAACCAAGCCGCTGAGGATTTGGGAGTTAAGCATCAATCTCCTCAAGTGCTCCTGATTAGTGACGGGAAAGTCATATGGCATACTTCACACCAAGCAGTGACCCAGGATAACATTAAAAAAGCTTTGGTAGGGGAGAGCCTTCCTTTTAATTTAAACCTTTAA
- a CDS encoding ABC transporter permease, translating to MTQQGREFHGQLFGYVGATLFLIALWHFATWSLKTPLLPTPEAALNATIRLLFESNLGRHFWVSTYRVIISTLLSLFFGLPLGLIMGYERRIDRFFAPLVYITYPIPKIVFLPLILLFFGLGDSSKIFLITFIVFFQILVTTRDAVRKVPSETISSLRSLGGNRVQVYRYVLLPASLPDVLTSLRLSMGTAIAVLFFAESFATTEGLGYFIMDAWSRAAPDEMFAGIIMMALLGVSLFIAVDIFETILCRWQRVKSH from the coding sequence ATGACCCAGCAAGGTCGAGAATTCCATGGACAGCTCTTTGGGTACGTGGGGGCTACTCTTTTTTTAATAGCACTCTGGCATTTTGCAACTTGGAGCCTTAAGACGCCTCTTCTGCCGACACCTGAGGCAGCTTTGAATGCTACCATTCGGCTGCTGTTTGAATCGAATTTGGGGAGACACTTTTGGGTCAGCACCTACCGTGTCATCATTTCAACGTTACTCTCGTTATTTTTTGGGCTGCCTCTGGGCCTGATTATGGGTTATGAACGGAGAATTGATCGTTTTTTTGCCCCATTAGTCTATATAACCTATCCTATCCCAAAGATTGTCTTTCTTCCCTTAATTCTCTTGTTTTTCGGACTGGGCGATAGTTCGAAGATTTTCCTCATCACCTTTATTGTCTTTTTTCAAATTTTGGTCACAACACGTGACGCGGTTCGCAAAGTACCGAGTGAAACAATTTCTTCGCTACGTTCTCTAGGAGGAAATCGGGTCCAAGTTTATAGGTACGTACTCCTTCCTGCGAGTTTGCCAGATGTTTTGACGTCTCTTCGCTTAAGTATGGGAACAGCAATTGCTGTTTTGTTTTTTGCCGAATCGTTTGCTACGACCGAAGGATTAGGATATTTCATAATGGATGCGTGGAGCCGTGCTGCTCCAGACGAGATGTTTGCTGGAATTATTATGATGGCTCTACTTGGAGTCAGTTTATTTATTGCAGTAGATATATTTGAAACAATCTTATGTCGTTGGCAACGGGTAAAGAGCCATTAA
- a CDS encoding ABC transporter ATP-binding protein encodes MIEVSNCDLAYVQGSSQVKVYDHFNLKIESGECLVLIGPSGCGKSTLLYLLSGLLQPTSGEIKVLGERVMGTRQKTAFILQEYGLFPWLNVEKNVSLGLRVRHIAKREYQKVVEEMIHKMGLWEVKHHFPSQLSGGQRQRVALARALTLRPDLLLMDEPLSALDALTRERLQKLLLEIWQENKLTTVIVTHSIEEAVFLGSRILVLADGRPTHVMGEILNPRVGQTGYRQTSEFFQKTSYVRSLLEGGMAK; translated from the coding sequence GTGATTGAAGTTTCTAATTGTGATCTGGCTTATGTTCAGGGATCGTCACAGGTCAAGGTCTATGACCATTTCAATTTAAAGATTGAATCAGGTGAATGCTTAGTCTTGATAGGTCCCTCCGGCTGTGGAAAAAGCACACTTCTTTATCTTTTATCCGGTTTGTTGCAACCGACAAGCGGAGAAATAAAGGTTTTGGGTGAGCGTGTGATGGGTACCCGTCAAAAAACAGCCTTCATCCTCCAAGAATATGGGCTCTTTCCTTGGCTTAATGTGGAAAAGAATGTTAGTTTAGGTTTGCGAGTAAGGCATATAGCAAAGCGAGAGTATCAAAAAGTAGTCGAAGAAATGATCCATAAGATGGGGTTGTGGGAAGTGAAACATCATTTTCCCAGCCAATTGAGTGGGGGACAAAGACAAAGAGTGGCGTTAGCTCGTGCGTTAACCTTACGACCGGATCTGTTGTTAATGGATGAGCCTTTGTCAGCACTCGACGCTTTGACTCGCGAACGACTTCAAAAACTTTTATTAGAAATATGGCAAGAAAACAAATTAACGACAGTTATTGTGACACACAGTATTGAAGAGGCTGTTTTTCTAGGTAGCCGTATTTTAGTGCTAGCAGATGGCCGCCCAACACATGTTATGGGCGAAATCCTTAATCCTCGCGTTGGACAAACTGGCTATCGTCAGACATCAGAATTTTTCCAGAAAACCAGCTATGTCCGTTCTCTTCTTGAAGGGGGGATGGCCAAATGA